A stretch of the Rhinoderma darwinii isolate aRhiDar2 chromosome 3, aRhiDar2.hap1, whole genome shotgun sequence genome encodes the following:
- the BBS4 gene encoding BBSome complex member BBS4 isoform X1: MSIVLSWKLSRYFILLSDGGGHPDYAPDLPILERRNWLIHLHYVHKDYEACKVVIKEQLQATEGVCEYAVYVQALILRLEGKIQESLELFQTCAILNPTSPDNLKQVARSLFLLGKHKAAVEVYNEAARLNNKDWEICHNLGVCYLYLKDLSKSKEQLNLALQLHRQELSAMTLGKIQLMEGDTEGAIKTYLQALQLSPESTELLTTLGLMYLQNGLYQKAFEYLGNALTYDPSNYKGILAAGCMMQSHGDYDVALSKYRVAASSVPESSPLWNNIGMCFYGKKKYVAAISCLKRALYLSPFDWRVLYNLGLVHLSMQQYASAFHFLSAAISLHHGNATLYMLLAVSLTYLEDTENAKSSYQQAASLDQTDPLVNLNFAILLYNQGDKKGALAQYQELERKVGVLRGTSTEFDPEMVDMAQKLGAALQVGEGLVWTKQTKDQKAKQRAAVKGPSTEQTPLGSNQALGRAMSSAAGYSKAPALPSVSTAPVSKPPSLPLEPEDSSNSGSSTEYRR; this comes from the exons ATGTCAATTGTGTTGTCTTGGAAACTAAGCCGCTACTTTATCCTGTTAAGTGATGGCGGAGGACACCCTGACTACG CTCCAGACCTACCTATCCTGGAAAGACGCAACTGGCTCATTCATCTCCACTATGTCCATAAAGATTATGAGGCTTGCAAA GTTGTGATTAAGGAACAGCTCCAGGCTACAGAGGGTGTGTGTGAATATGCAGTCTACGTGCAAG CTTTGATCCTAAGATTGGAGGGGAAAATCCAGGAATCTCTTGAACTTTTTCAGACATGTGCAATTTTGAATCCAACCAGTCCAGATAACCTGAAGCAAGTAGCTCGATCACT gtttttgttgGGGAAGCACAAAGCAGCCGTTGAGGTTTACAATGAAGCAGCTAGACTCAATAATAAAGACTGG GAAATCTGTCACAATTTGGGAGTTTGTTACCTCTATCTGAAAGACCTCAGCAAG AGCAAAGAGCAGCTGAATCTTGCTCTTCAATTGCACAGACAAGAGCTCAGCGCCATGACCTTAGGAAAGATCCAGCTTATGGAGGGAGACACAGAGGGTGCTATCAAGACCTATTTGCAGGCGCTGCA gctgtCTCCAGAGAGTACAGAGCTGTTAACCACACTAGGACTGATGTATTTacag AACGGTCTGTATCAAAAAGCCTTTGAGTATCTTGGGAATGCTCTCACGTATGACCCTAGCAATTATAAG ggCATACTAGCAGCTGGCTGTATGATGCAGTCTCATGGGGATTATGATGTTGCACTCAGTAAGTATCGAGTTGCTGCATCTAGTGTTCCAGAAAGCTCCCCATTATGGAACAACATAGGCATGTGCTTTTATGGGAAGAAGAAATATGTGGCG GCCATCAGTTGTCTGAAGCGTGCACTTTACCTTTCCCCATTTGACTGGAGAGTGCTATACAATCTTGGACTTGTTCATCTCAGCATGCAGCAGTATGCCTCAGCCTTCCATTTTCTGAGTGCAGCCATCTCCCTACACCATGGAAACGCAACACTTTACATGCTTTTGGCAG tgtcacTTACATatctggaagatacagagaatgCTAAGAGTTCATATCAACAGGCAGCCAGTCTGGACCA GACAGACCCCCTTGTGAATTTGAACTTTGCTATTCTGCTCTACAATCAGGGCGATAAGAAGGGGGCTCTGGCCCAGTACCAGGAGCTAGAGCGCAAAGTCGGTGTTCTCAGGGGGACTTCAACTGAATTTGACCCTGAG ATGGTTGACATGGCACAGAAGTTGGGGGCTGCTTTGCAAGTAGGAGAGGGTCTTGTGTGGACAAAACAGACAAAAGACCAGAAGGCCAAGCAGCGAGCAGCAGTTAAAGGACCTAGTACAGAGCAGACCCCATTGGGCTCTAATCAAGCCCTAGGAAGGGCAATGTCCTCTGCAGCAGGCTACAGTAAGGCTCCTGCTCTGCCTTCAG TATCCACAGCTCCTGTTTCCAAACCTCCATCTCTACCACTGGAACCAGAGGATTCTTCAAATTCTGGTTCCTCCACAGAATACAGAAGGTGA
- the BBS4 gene encoding BBSome complex member BBS4 isoform X2 — MAEDTLTTVPSESTNLKKPRAKKAPDLPILERRNWLIHLHYVHKDYEACKVVIKEQLQATEGVCEYAVYVQALILRLEGKIQESLELFQTCAILNPTSPDNLKQVARSLFLLGKHKAAVEVYNEAARLNNKDWEICHNLGVCYLYLKDLSKSKEQLNLALQLHRQELSAMTLGKIQLMEGDTEGAIKTYLQALQLSPESTELLTTLGLMYLQNGLYQKAFEYLGNALTYDPSNYKGILAAGCMMQSHGDYDVALSKYRVAASSVPESSPLWNNIGMCFYGKKKYVAAISCLKRALYLSPFDWRVLYNLGLVHLSMQQYASAFHFLSAAISLHHGNATLYMLLAVSLTYLEDTENAKSSYQQAASLDQTDPLVNLNFAILLYNQGDKKGALAQYQELERKVGVLRGTSTEFDPEMVDMAQKLGAALQVGEGLVWTKQTKDQKAKQRAAVKGPSTEQTPLGSNQALGRAMSSAAGYSKAPALPSVSTAPVSKPPSLPLEPEDSSNSGSSTEYRR; from the exons ATGGCGGAGGACACCCTGACTACG GTCCCATCTGAGTCTACAAATTTGAAAAAGCCTCGTGCTAAAAAAG CTCCAGACCTACCTATCCTGGAAAGACGCAACTGGCTCATTCATCTCCACTATGTCCATAAAGATTATGAGGCTTGCAAA GTTGTGATTAAGGAACAGCTCCAGGCTACAGAGGGTGTGTGTGAATATGCAGTCTACGTGCAAG CTTTGATCCTAAGATTGGAGGGGAAAATCCAGGAATCTCTTGAACTTTTTCAGACATGTGCAATTTTGAATCCAACCAGTCCAGATAACCTGAAGCAAGTAGCTCGATCACT gtttttgttgGGGAAGCACAAAGCAGCCGTTGAGGTTTACAATGAAGCAGCTAGACTCAATAATAAAGACTGG GAAATCTGTCACAATTTGGGAGTTTGTTACCTCTATCTGAAAGACCTCAGCAAG AGCAAAGAGCAGCTGAATCTTGCTCTTCAATTGCACAGACAAGAGCTCAGCGCCATGACCTTAGGAAAGATCCAGCTTATGGAGGGAGACACAGAGGGTGCTATCAAGACCTATTTGCAGGCGCTGCA gctgtCTCCAGAGAGTACAGAGCTGTTAACCACACTAGGACTGATGTATTTacag AACGGTCTGTATCAAAAAGCCTTTGAGTATCTTGGGAATGCTCTCACGTATGACCCTAGCAATTATAAG ggCATACTAGCAGCTGGCTGTATGATGCAGTCTCATGGGGATTATGATGTTGCACTCAGTAAGTATCGAGTTGCTGCATCTAGTGTTCCAGAAAGCTCCCCATTATGGAACAACATAGGCATGTGCTTTTATGGGAAGAAGAAATATGTGGCG GCCATCAGTTGTCTGAAGCGTGCACTTTACCTTTCCCCATTTGACTGGAGAGTGCTATACAATCTTGGACTTGTTCATCTCAGCATGCAGCAGTATGCCTCAGCCTTCCATTTTCTGAGTGCAGCCATCTCCCTACACCATGGAAACGCAACACTTTACATGCTTTTGGCAG tgtcacTTACATatctggaagatacagagaatgCTAAGAGTTCATATCAACAGGCAGCCAGTCTGGACCA GACAGACCCCCTTGTGAATTTGAACTTTGCTATTCTGCTCTACAATCAGGGCGATAAGAAGGGGGCTCTGGCCCAGTACCAGGAGCTAGAGCGCAAAGTCGGTGTTCTCAGGGGGACTTCAACTGAATTTGACCCTGAG ATGGTTGACATGGCACAGAAGTTGGGGGCTGCTTTGCAAGTAGGAGAGGGTCTTGTGTGGACAAAACAGACAAAAGACCAGAAGGCCAAGCAGCGAGCAGCAGTTAAAGGACCTAGTACAGAGCAGACCCCATTGGGCTCTAATCAAGCCCTAGGAAGGGCAATGTCCTCTGCAGCAGGCTACAGTAAGGCTCCTGCTCTGCCTTCAG TATCCACAGCTCCTGTTTCCAAACCTCCATCTCTACCACTGGAACCAGAGGATTCTTCAAATTCTGGTTCCTCCACAGAATACAGAAGGTGA